GTTCTCTTCTTAAGGTTGCCTTCATCGTCAAACGGAACGTAATAACCTCCTTTAACGACTCCTTCATCAACTATCGTAACCAATGGTGAAGCTACTTCCTCGCCAAGTCTGTTCTTGAGTATTGAAGTACCTGAAGCTACTAGATCACCCTCTGTTGCGTGTCCGAAAGCTTCATGAAGTATTAGCCCAACCATTTCCGGATCAGCAATAACTCGCGTTCTCCCAGCAGGAGGCAGCGGAGCTTTAACCGCTTCTTTGGCGAGTTTACTAACTTCCTGCGCAAATTCCTCCCAATCTCTTCTCTCAATGAATTCCCAACCCGAGACTGAAGACTCCTGATTATAAACTCTCTCCATAGAGCCTGACTCAACAGCAACACTTAGGTGCGCTACTCCAGTCAGGTAAGACTCATACTCGAGTTCTACTCCATCAGAGCTCACTACGTATCTCCAGTCACGCTGAATACCGAGCCTACTTACAGAAGATTTTATTCCCTCAATGCTTAGTCCCGCCTTATTAGTTCTAATCAGAAACTCTGCTTTAACCTCATCTGGGACTTCTTCTGGTCTGATTTCCCAAGAAGACGTGTATTTACCCCTACTAGACTCTCTCTCACCTAGAACTCCAACTTTTCTAGAAACACGGGCGGCTGCAATAGCTCTAGAAACAGTTTCTCTAATACTATCTTCATCTAACTCATTAGAAGAAGAAAAACCGAAACTACCGTTGTAGAGGACTCTAATACCTAGTCCTGCTCTATAAGTCCTTGAAAACTCTCTTAAGACACCATTATCAACAGTAATTAACTCGTACAAGATTAACTGTGTTCTAACTTCAGCATAAGAAACTCCTGAAACCTCAGCTATTCTTAAGGCTCTCAGAGCTACATCCTTTAACACTAACTACACCATAAAAATTTTCATCCGACGTAAATAAATTCGTCACTCGCTCGGGAATCATATAGAGAAACCATACTTGTTAACGTACACGTAATACGCCGCGACACCCAAAATAAGAAATAATGTGTTGATTATGTTACTACTAGACCTGAATAGTCTGAGAGCCACTGGCGTCTTGACGAGAGGATATAAAGGCCTGAAAGGCATTTTAGTTAGTAAATCGCCTAGCAGGTGTGTTATGAAAGCAATTAAAAACGAGAAAGTTACTACCTCGAAGCTAAAACCTAAGTAGCTTGCTATGTAGCCAGCCGTCAGGGAAATAATTAAGCCGAAGAAGATATTGTGAGTTATTTTTCTATGTGGTAGCTCAAGTCTCAAGTCTATGTCTGGCAAAGAAGAAAGAACTGAGGAAGCAATCAAGATCCTGTTAATCTCTACTCCCGATAAATTTATCAAGTAGAAAAGAGTTGACGTAACGAGGAGGTTAAAACCCAGGTGTCCTCTCCAATCCAATATCTATACCTCGTCTACTCAGTATTTGATGGAGGGAGGAGCTAGCTCACCTCTCAAATATTTTTCGAGTCCTTCCTTAACAGTGCCCTTAAACCCTTGAATAACCTCAACACCAAGAACTAGCAGATAAGCTCTGCTAAAGTCATCAATTAAGTCACAAATTACTACATTCCCCTTCTTTCTCCTCACTATTGACGCAGGAGACTCATAATCTTTCACATCAACGTAGCTCAACTCGTTAACGCTCCCATCATCGGACACTTCAGCAAGAACTAGATAACGTGTGTCTTTGAAGCTTTCATTAATTAGTGATTGAAGGCCCTCATACTTGCTAACAGGAAATACTATCCTTAGCAGTCTTCTAACACCTAAATATTAAGTATGAAGTAACAAATTTAATTTAAACTATTACGTACTAGTGTTTTTAATTTCTCACTCCCTAGATGCTTAGGGATACAAGTGAAGATACTAGTGTCAAACGACGACGGATACTTAAGTCCTGGACTTTACTTACTTGCAGGGTCTGTTGAAGACTTGGGTGAGGTAGTTATAGCTTCTACAGAATTTCCTAGGTCGGCTACCGGCCGAGAAATAACTTTCAATAGACCACTCCGCTTATCAAAGAAGAAGTGGCTTAACTGGCATGTTTACGTGAGCGACGGGACACCAATAGACTCACTACATTTAGTTATTGAAATACTTAAGTTCAAGCCTGACCTAGTTTTATCAGGTATTAACGTAGGCGATAATTTATCACTCCAACACATATTCTACAGTGGCACCGTAGCTATAGCTATTGAAGCTGCGCTAATGGGCATACCGGCGATAGCATTCTCCTCAGACGTAGAAAGTTTCGAAGACTTTGAACAGGAATCTTTCAAGAGGGTAAGCACCACAATAGCTAGAAGAGTGGTGGAGTACGTCGCCAGAAGAGGGCTACCTAGCGGCGTAGACGTCCTCTCAATTAACATTCCAGTCAAGTTCAGGAACTGCATTCACGTAGCAAGAGC
The Zestosphaera sp. DNA segment above includes these coding regions:
- the surE gene encoding 5'/3'-nucleotidase SurE, which translates into the protein MKILVSNDDGYLSPGLYLLAGSVEDLGEVVIASTEFPRSATGREITFNRPLRLSKKKWLNWHVYVSDGTPIDSLHLVIEILKFKPDLVLSGINVGDNLSLQHIFYSGTVAIAIEAALMGIPAIAFSSDVESFEDFEQESFKRVSTTIARRVVEYVARRGLPSGVDVLSINIPVKFRNCIHVARATKIRWEASYKKSIDPRGREYYWLAGIRSVAEPESDVSLFEEGCATITPLKINLNVDQEALEKLGELKNLFEIL
- a CDS encoding TldD/PmbA family protein: MLKDVALRALRIAEVSGVSYAEVRTQLILYELITVDNGVLREFSRTYRAGLGIRVLYNGSFGFSSSNELDEDSIRETVSRAIAAARVSRKVGVLGERESSRGKYTSSWEIRPEEVPDEVKAEFLIRTNKAGLSIEGIKSSVSRLGIQRDWRYVVSSDGVELEYESYLTGVAHLSVAVESGSMERVYNQESSVSGWEFIERRDWEEFAQEVSKLAKEAVKAPLPPAGRTRVIADPEMVGLILHEAFGHATEGDLVASGTSILKNRLGEEVASPLVTIVDEGVVKGGYYVPFDDEGNLKKRTVVVEKGLLKSFLTNRESAARLNLPVSGNGRAQDFTHMPIVRQTNFFMTPGEWSLEEMIREVKEGLYLVGRGSNGGQVDTGAGTFTFSAGPSRVIKNGELGGLVRGVVVSGSILDTLRGVEAVGRDLRITTSVFGGCGKDSQMVRVGDGGPHILIKELVVGGG
- a CDS encoding metal-dependent hydrolase; this encodes MDWRGHLGFNLLVTSTLFYLINLSGVEINRILIASSVLSSLPDIDLRLELPHRKITHNIFFGLIISLTAGYIASYLGFSFEVVTFSFLIAFITHLLGDLLTKMPFRPLYPLVKTPVALRLFRSSSNIINTLFLILGVAAYYVYVNKYGFSI